One window of the Panulirus ornatus isolate Po-2019 chromosome 12, ASM3632096v1, whole genome shotgun sequence genome contains the following:
- the LOC139751961 gene encoding uncharacterized protein isoform X2, with amino-acid sequence MLRPEQETSTIGWGVCVFFPYEEIDYCDGRMSLPLMLAMLVLGFVTFFVNLGVIIRTLKILRHGHDNKPAFYFIGNLALSDLAIGLYVVIAFLLHITKKSDLWQRSSCLLQIGVAVTACQETIFSIVLIAVDKYLYICHGLRYSLLVTTKRVYAALGISWFLSVLIGSLPALGMQVSWEEACNRCVFAQVVSKNFTIVFFVTSVVGPYAVVVSLYTVLLVLALKMHKSRYGGSYTADPSARSSNVRLSFISKRSKSAKSNVSTTVSSASTVSSAKANRRRTRRQEMAEQKARLPGAHDAVGAAKTRHASRESEDGQQPRPNVGRGSHVTDSLIQGELPQEGDTLVREGGAAGSPPASPDPHSEEETDPGLENITDGGDDGGQSDEDEAMNYTEGGRRTTSSSEGRRSHVSITTSDHPHDGQRDGAIINGVTDHTGTPSPGEDEQGLGTHNSLTQGKVDDHQQSLSKNIAALEAQAAGRAGRHQESQSDTNDDDLTADDTADEADLPPAARRTWLPAKYFNRVVADTRDKVLFLKKCRAVKTVLLIIVSFSATYVPFVVGTMVYSLEAEKQVCLLHMLSTLLYCAVVANSLANPLIYAYGYREFRVKTRKFKGIFAREKPRKVI; translated from the exons ATGTTGCGGCCAGAGCAAGAGACCTCCACCATTGGCTGGGGAGTCTGCGTCTTCTTCCCCTATGAGGAAATCG ACTACTGCGACGGCCGGATGTCGCTGCCGCTCATGCTGGCCATGTTGGTGCTGGGCTTCGTCACCTTCTTCGTCAACTTGGGCGTCATCATCCGCACGCTCAAGATCCTTCGTCACGGACACGACAACAAACCGGCCTTCTACTTCATAG GTAACCTGGCGTTGAGTGACCTGGCCATCGGGTTGTACGTGGTGATCGCCTTCCTCCTTCACATCACCAAGAAGTCAGACCTGTGGCAGCGGAGCTCCTGCCTCCTCCAGATCG GTGTGGCGGTCACAGCTTGCCAGGAGACCATCTTCTCCATCGTGCTCATCGCTGTCGACAAGTACCTGTACATCTGCCACGGCCTCAGGTACTCCCTCCTGGTCACCACCAAGAGGGTTTACGCCGCCCTGGGCATCTCATGGTTCCTCTCCGTCCTGATAG GCTCGCTGCCAGCCCTGGGCATGCAGGTCAGCTGGGAGGAAGCATGTAACCGATGCGTCTTCGCACAAGTCGTCTCCAAGAACTTCACCATCGTCTTCTTCGTCACCTCA GTGGTGGGGCCGTACGCTGTGGTGGTGAGCCTGTACACCGTCCTGCTCGTCCTGGCCCTCAAGATGCACAAGTCTCGCTACGGCGGCTCCTACACGGCCGACCCCTCCGCCAGGTCCTCCAACGTCAGGCTCTCCTTCATATCCAAGAGGTCCAAGTCTGCCAAGTCTAACGTCTCCACCACCGTCAGCTCCGCCTCCACCGTCTCCTCCGCCAAGGCCaacaggaggaggaccaggagacAGGAGATGGCCGAGCAGAAGGCCAGGCTGCCGGGGGCGCACGACGCGGTGGGGGCGGCCAAGACCCGTCATGCATCCAGGGAGAGTGAGGATGGTCAGCAGCCCAGGCCAAACGTCGGGCGCGGCTCTCACGTCACCGACAGCCTCATCCAGGGCGAGCTGCCGCAGGAGGGTGACACATTGGTCCGGGAGGGCGGGGCGGCCGGCAGCCCACCCGCCTCACCAGACCCTCACAGCGAGGAGGAGACCGACCCCGGCCTGGAGAACATCACCGACGGAGGTGACGACGGAGGACAGTCTGATGAGGACGAGGCAATGAACTACACTGAGGGAGGAAGACGTACGACCTCAtccagtgagggaaggaggagccacgtctccatcaccaccagtgatCATCCTCACGATGGCCAACGCGATGGTGCCATCATCAACGGCGTAACAGACCACACTGGGACACCCTCGCCTGGTGAGGATGAGCAGGGCCTCGGTACACATAACTCACTCACACAGGGTAAGGTCGACGATCATCAGCAGTCACTGTCCAAGAACATCGCCGCGCTGGAGGCCCAAGCCGCTGGGAGGGCCGGGCGCCACCAGGAGAGCCAGTCAGACACAAACGACGACGACCTCACGGCGGACGACACCGCTGACGAGGCCGACCTGCCTCCTGCAGCGAGGCGCACCTGGCTCCCGGCCAAGTACTTCAATCGCGTGGTGGCCGACACCAGGGACAAGGTGCTCTTCCTGAAGAAGTGCCGTGCGGTCAAGACCGTGTTGCTGATCATCGTGTCCTTCTCCGCCACGTACGTGCCCTTCGTGGTGGGGACGATGGTGTACAGCCTGGAGGCGGAGAAGCAGGTGTGTCTGCTACACATGCTCAGCACACTCCTCTACTGCGCCGTCGTGGCCAACTCCCTCGCCAACCCCCTCATATACGCCTACGGCTACCGGGAGTTCCGCGTCAAGACTAGGAAGTTTAAGGGCATTTTTGCCAGGGAGAAGCCACGTAAGGTCATCTGA
- the LOC139751961 gene encoding uncharacterized protein isoform X1, which yields MHCFSDFITPATTVISNMALGSIIENGDMPVARSVRENELAEETMADAANRRLYSICFNVNSSLMYHTDDYCDGRMSLPLMLAMLVLGFVTFFVNLGVIIRTLKILRHGHDNKPAFYFIGNLALSDLAIGLYVVIAFLLHITKKSDLWQRSSCLLQIGVAVTACQETIFSIVLIAVDKYLYICHGLRYSLLVTTKRVYAALGISWFLSVLIGSLPALGMQVSWEEACNRCVFAQVVSKNFTIVFFVTSVVGPYAVVVSLYTVLLVLALKMHKSRYGGSYTADPSARSSNVRLSFISKRSKSAKSNVSTTVSSASTVSSAKANRRRTRRQEMAEQKARLPGAHDAVGAAKTRHASRESEDGQQPRPNVGRGSHVTDSLIQGELPQEGDTLVREGGAAGSPPASPDPHSEEETDPGLENITDGGDDGGQSDEDEAMNYTEGGRRTTSSSEGRRSHVSITTSDHPHDGQRDGAIINGVTDHTGTPSPGEDEQGLGTHNSLTQGKVDDHQQSLSKNIAALEAQAAGRAGRHQESQSDTNDDDLTADDTADEADLPPAARRTWLPAKYFNRVVADTRDKVLFLKKCRAVKTVLLIIVSFSATYVPFVVGTMVYSLEAEKQVCLLHMLSTLLYCAVVANSLANPLIYAYGYREFRVKTRKFKGIFAREKPRKVI from the exons ATGCACTGCTTTTCTGATTTCATAACACCAGCGACAACCGTAATTTCAAATATGGCTTTAGGAAGCATTATAGAAAACGGTGATATGCCGGTGGCCAGGTCGGTCAGAGAGAACGAATTAGCAGAGGAGACTATGGCAGATGCTGCTAACCGAAGACTCTACAGCATATGCTTCAACGTGAACTCTTCTCTGATGTATCACACAGACG ACTACTGCGACGGCCGGATGTCGCTGCCGCTCATGCTGGCCATGTTGGTGCTGGGCTTCGTCACCTTCTTCGTCAACTTGGGCGTCATCATCCGCACGCTCAAGATCCTTCGTCACGGACACGACAACAAACCGGCCTTCTACTTCATAG GTAACCTGGCGTTGAGTGACCTGGCCATCGGGTTGTACGTGGTGATCGCCTTCCTCCTTCACATCACCAAGAAGTCAGACCTGTGGCAGCGGAGCTCCTGCCTCCTCCAGATCG GTGTGGCGGTCACAGCTTGCCAGGAGACCATCTTCTCCATCGTGCTCATCGCTGTCGACAAGTACCTGTACATCTGCCACGGCCTCAGGTACTCCCTCCTGGTCACCACCAAGAGGGTTTACGCCGCCCTGGGCATCTCATGGTTCCTCTCCGTCCTGATAG GCTCGCTGCCAGCCCTGGGCATGCAGGTCAGCTGGGAGGAAGCATGTAACCGATGCGTCTTCGCACAAGTCGTCTCCAAGAACTTCACCATCGTCTTCTTCGTCACCTCA GTGGTGGGGCCGTACGCTGTGGTGGTGAGCCTGTACACCGTCCTGCTCGTCCTGGCCCTCAAGATGCACAAGTCTCGCTACGGCGGCTCCTACACGGCCGACCCCTCCGCCAGGTCCTCCAACGTCAGGCTCTCCTTCATATCCAAGAGGTCCAAGTCTGCCAAGTCTAACGTCTCCACCACCGTCAGCTCCGCCTCCACCGTCTCCTCCGCCAAGGCCaacaggaggaggaccaggagacAGGAGATGGCCGAGCAGAAGGCCAGGCTGCCGGGGGCGCACGACGCGGTGGGGGCGGCCAAGACCCGTCATGCATCCAGGGAGAGTGAGGATGGTCAGCAGCCCAGGCCAAACGTCGGGCGCGGCTCTCACGTCACCGACAGCCTCATCCAGGGCGAGCTGCCGCAGGAGGGTGACACATTGGTCCGGGAGGGCGGGGCGGCCGGCAGCCCACCCGCCTCACCAGACCCTCACAGCGAGGAGGAGACCGACCCCGGCCTGGAGAACATCACCGACGGAGGTGACGACGGAGGACAGTCTGATGAGGACGAGGCAATGAACTACACTGAGGGAGGAAGACGTACGACCTCAtccagtgagggaaggaggagccacgtctccatcaccaccagtgatCATCCTCACGATGGCCAACGCGATGGTGCCATCATCAACGGCGTAACAGACCACACTGGGACACCCTCGCCTGGTGAGGATGAGCAGGGCCTCGGTACACATAACTCACTCACACAGGGTAAGGTCGACGATCATCAGCAGTCACTGTCCAAGAACATCGCCGCGCTGGAGGCCCAAGCCGCTGGGAGGGCCGGGCGCCACCAGGAGAGCCAGTCAGACACAAACGACGACGACCTCACGGCGGACGACACCGCTGACGAGGCCGACCTGCCTCCTGCAGCGAGGCGCACCTGGCTCCCGGCCAAGTACTTCAATCGCGTGGTGGCCGACACCAGGGACAAGGTGCTCTTCCTGAAGAAGTGCCGTGCGGTCAAGACCGTGTTGCTGATCATCGTGTCCTTCTCCGCCACGTACGTGCCCTTCGTGGTGGGGACGATGGTGTACAGCCTGGAGGCGGAGAAGCAGGTGTGTCTGCTACACATGCTCAGCACACTCCTCTACTGCGCCGTCGTGGCCAACTCCCTCGCCAACCCCCTCATATACGCCTACGGCTACCGGGAGTTCCGCGTCAAGACTAGGAAGTTTAAGGGCATTTTTGCCAGGGAGAAGCCACGTAAGGTCATCTGA